Proteins encoded in a region of the Shewanella polaris genome:
- the miaE gene encoding tRNA isopentenyl-2-thiomethyl-A-37 hydroxylase MiaE, protein MQQLLVPIYDFLGCETPNSWVEQAKQSEQLNALLIDHCNCELKAAQTAIFMIRKYAIDKTSANLLKDWAKPYEDFVYQQDRNVAAFLARDIKKNDITNELVVSNNLVISTDLMNKMVRLVKEEFHHFEQVLQIMTSRGIDYSNIRAGRYAKQLMTHVRTHEPATIIDKLIIGAFIEARSCERFAKIAPHLDDELAKFYISLLRSEARHYQDYLTLAQNVAGTDISERIDYFREKERELILSVDGEFRFHSGVPAV, encoded by the coding sequence ATGCAGCAATTACTCGTTCCTATTTATGATTTCCTAGGTTGTGAAACCCCTAATAGTTGGGTTGAGCAGGCAAAGCAGTCTGAGCAACTTAACGCATTACTCATTGATCACTGCAACTGCGAGCTAAAAGCTGCGCAAACAGCTATTTTTATGATCCGTAAATATGCGATTGATAAAACGAGCGCAAACTTATTAAAAGATTGGGCAAAGCCTTACGAAGATTTTGTTTATCAGCAAGATCGTAATGTGGCAGCATTTTTGGCCCGTGATATTAAAAAAAATGATATTACCAACGAATTAGTCGTCAGTAATAATTTAGTCATAAGTACTGATTTAATGAATAAGATGGTGCGACTGGTCAAAGAAGAGTTTCATCATTTTGAACAAGTGCTGCAAATCATGACATCACGTGGTATTGACTACAGTAATATTCGTGCCGGCCGTTATGCCAAGCAATTAATGACTCATGTACGAACTCACGAACCTGCTACCATTATTGATAAATTGATTATAGGAGCATTTATTGAAGCTCGATCATGCGAACGGTTTGCCAAGATCGCACCGCACTTAGATGATGAACTCGCTAAATTTTACATTTCATTACTTCGCTCAGAGGCACGGCATTATCAAGATTATTTAACCCTTGCTCAGAATGTTGCGGGCACCGATATAAGTGAGCGAATTGATTATTTTCGTGAAAAGGAAAGGGAATTGATTTTGTCCGTAGATGGCGAATTTCGTTTCCATAGCGGTGTACCAGCAGTATAG
- a CDS encoding peptidylprolyl isomerase — MITLHTNLGDITLQLNEEKAPITAANFMQYVEDGFFDGTIFHRVIDGFMIQGGGFTKDMSQKSVKTSIKNEANNGLSNRKGTVAMARTSDPHSATAQFFVNVNDNTFLDFKSETSQGWGYCVFGEVVEGLDIIEKIKNVATGNNGMHQDVPLEAIVIESVSVKA, encoded by the coding sequence ATGATTACTTTACACACCAATTTGGGCGATATTACTTTGCAACTAAATGAAGAAAAAGCACCTATTACGGCGGCTAACTTTATGCAATATGTAGAAGATGGTTTTTTTGACGGTACTATTTTTCACCGTGTCATTGACGGTTTTATGATCCAAGGTGGTGGTTTCACTAAAGATATGAGCCAAAAAAGTGTAAAAACATCAATCAAGAATGAAGCTAACAATGGTTTATCGAACCGTAAAGGCACTGTTGCCATGGCGCGCACATCAGATCCACATTCAGCTACAGCACAATTCTTTGTTAATGTTAATGACAATACCTTCCTTGATTTTAAATCTGAAACATCTCAAGGCTGGGGTTACTGTGTATTTGGTGAAGTCGTTGAAGGTTTAGACATTATTGAAAAAATCAAAAATGTTGCAACCGGTAATAATGGTATGCATCAAGATGTGCCATTAGAGGCTATTGTGATCGAAAGCGTTAGCGTTAAAGCGTAA
- a CDS encoding UDP-2,3-diacylglucosamine diphosphatase: protein MKRTVFVGDLHLSADRPDITQAFVHFLSHGLDDAEALYIIGDLFEVWMGDDIAEPFSIAISEAIKIVSNTMPVYFIHGNRDFMVGKQFCLQAGMQVLPEVYCIDLYGVNTVILHGDSLCTLDLAYQRFRRFRSLGLVRWVYSHLPKKTRLNIAAKIRQKSVQGNQQKHYEIMDVEPSAVTELLASTDCQQMIHGHTHRPAIHQLSHQQQRVVVGDWYTQGSVLNVSENGCELLQLPFLETNCTH from the coding sequence GTGAAAAGAACTGTCTTTGTGGGCGATTTACATTTAAGTGCTGATCGCCCCGATATCACTCAAGCCTTTGTGCATTTTCTAAGCCATGGTTTAGACGATGCTGAGGCGCTTTATATCATCGGCGACCTATTCGAAGTATGGATGGGTGATGATATTGCCGAACCCTTTAGCATTGCTATCTCAGAGGCCATTAAAATAGTCTCCAACACCATGCCCGTTTACTTTATTCATGGTAACCGTGATTTTATGGTCGGCAAACAATTTTGCCTACAAGCAGGTATGCAAGTGCTACCAGAGGTGTATTGTATCGACTTGTACGGTGTTAATACCGTGATTTTGCATGGTGATAGCCTTTGCACCCTTGACCTTGCTTATCAGCGATTCAGGCGCTTTAGAAGTTTAGGACTTGTACGTTGGGTTTACTCCCACTTACCCAAAAAGACCCGCTTAAACATTGCCGCAAAAATTCGTCAAAAAAGTGTCCAAGGCAATCAACAAAAACACTATGAGATTATGGATGTTGAACCTAGTGCGGTAACCGAACTTTTAGCCAGTACTGACTGTCAGCAAATGATCCATGGCCATACTCACCGGCCTGCCATTCATCAATTAAGCCATCAACAACAGCGAGTAGTCGTGGGTGATTGGTATACACAAGGTAGCGTATTAAACGTTAGCGAAAACGGTTGTGAGCTTTTACAACTGCCCTTCCTAGAAACAAACTGCACCCATTAA
- a CDS encoding peptidylprolyl isomerase, giving the protein MVQATARHLLVSTQEQCESLKQQIESGADFADIAKANSSCPSGAQGGDLGSFGPGMMVKEFDEVVFSAPLNVVQGPVKTQFGFHLLEVTSRS; this is encoded by the coding sequence ATGGTACAAGCAACCGCTAGACACCTATTAGTTAGTACTCAAGAACAATGCGAATCTCTCAAGCAACAGATTGAATCTGGTGCTGATTTTGCTGATATCGCGAAGGCAAATTCTTCTTGTCCATCAGGCGCACAAGGTGGTGATTTAGGTTCTTTTGGACCCGGTATGATGGTCAAAGAGTTCGACGAAGTTGTCTTTAGTGCCCCGTTAAATGTTGTTCAAGGACCTGTTAAAACTCAATTTGGTTTTCATTTACTTGAAGTCACTAGTCGCAGCTAG
- the feoB gene encoding Fe(2+) transporter permease subunit FeoB, whose product MTKQFHCVTVGNPNAGKSTLFNALTGASQQVGNWSGVTVEKKTGKISYSDADIFLTDLPGIYDLLPAGNSCDCSLDEQIAQAYLSEQQVDAIINLVDATNVERHLYLTTQLRELGIPMIVVINKIDAAKKLGIVINADDMSKRLGCPVVAICSRKQADVEKLQAEIFSLLKKDDTTPSLMLQYHADIETSITALQMQNQTQGLAELSRGQALAILANSHGKGCGTSEVQLHETVKQCTQRVEQAGEDIDIMIATTRYDFVQQVFEASVNQGKHVSASDRLDKVVLNPILGIPIFLFVMYLMFLFSINVGNSFIDFFDITAGAIFVDHFGALLTSMGSPDWLVTILAGGVGQGIQTVATFIPVVAALFLALSVLEASGYMARAAFVVDGLMRRIGLPGKAFVPMIVGFGCSVPAIMATRTLGSERERIVTGMMAPFMSCSARLPVYALFAAAFFPHSGQNLVFLLYIIGILAAIGTGLLLRNTVLPGSSSAVVMELPSYEMPKTKAVFSRTTKRTKSFVKGAGKTIIIVVTLLNFINAIGTDGSFGHEDSKESLLSVASQQITPIFSPMGIEQDNWAATVGIITGIFAKEAVVGTLNSLYTTVEADDEELVSIWDSVKIGLATIPANLLGIEPGDPLSIAIAGITDLDEAAMELSVDSSTFSALQTGFKSQIAAFSYLLFILLYTPCVAAMGALVHEFGAKWARFAAIWTFSLAYGSATVVYQGATFTQHPVQSASWIGFFIVALMMFYMWLNKKGRKAQQIIPGIRIITE is encoded by the coding sequence ATGACTAAACAATTTCACTGTGTCACCGTGGGTAATCCCAATGCAGGTAAATCGACTCTTTTTAATGCTCTTACTGGTGCAAGCCAACAGGTTGGTAATTGGTCGGGTGTTACCGTAGAAAAGAAAACCGGTAAAATTAGCTATTCTGATGCAGATATTTTTCTTACCGATTTGCCAGGGATTTATGATTTGTTACCCGCAGGCAATAGCTGTGACTGTTCATTAGACGAACAAATTGCCCAAGCTTATCTTTCGGAACAACAAGTGGATGCCATCATCAATTTGGTTGATGCCACTAACGTTGAGCGTCATCTATATTTAACCACGCAATTACGTGAGTTAGGTATTCCTATGATTGTTGTCATTAACAAAATTGATGCAGCCAAAAAGTTGGGGATAGTTATTAATGCTGATGACATGTCTAAACGTTTAGGTTGTCCTGTCGTTGCTATTTGTTCACGTAAACAAGCTGATGTCGAAAAACTACAGGCTGAAATATTTTCATTATTGAAAAAAGATGACACAACGCCATCGTTAATGTTGCAGTATCATGCTGATATTGAAACAAGTATAACGGCACTACAAATGCAAAATCAAACCCAAGGTCTTGCTGAGTTAAGCCGTGGACAGGCGCTTGCTATATTAGCTAACAGCCATGGTAAAGGTTGCGGTACCAGTGAAGTACAATTACATGAAACGGTAAAACAGTGTACTCAACGAGTTGAGCAGGCTGGTGAAGATATTGATATTATGATTGCCACTACCCGTTACGATTTTGTGCAACAGGTGTTCGAAGCTTCAGTCAATCAAGGTAAGCATGTTAGTGCCTCCGATAGACTCGACAAAGTGGTTTTAAATCCTATTTTGGGTATCCCGATTTTTTTGTTTGTCATGTATCTAATGTTTTTATTCAGTATTAACGTTGGTAACTCCTTTATCGATTTCTTTGATATTACAGCAGGTGCTATTTTTGTTGACCATTTTGGTGCCTTGTTGACTTCAATGGGATCACCTGATTGGTTGGTGACAATTTTAGCTGGCGGTGTCGGTCAAGGTATTCAGACTGTTGCAACGTTTATTCCTGTTGTTGCTGCATTATTTCTAGCGCTATCAGTACTCGAAGCATCTGGTTACATGGCTCGTGCGGCGTTTGTTGTTGACGGTTTAATGCGTCGTATCGGTTTACCTGGCAAAGCCTTTGTGCCAATGATTGTGGGTTTTGGTTGTTCGGTGCCTGCCATAATGGCAACGAGAACGTTAGGCAGTGAACGGGAGCGTATCGTTACCGGTATGATGGCACCGTTTATGTCATGTAGTGCTCGCTTGCCTGTTTATGCATTATTTGCTGCAGCATTTTTCCCGCATTCAGGTCAAAACTTAGTCTTTTTACTTTATATTATTGGTATTTTAGCCGCGATTGGCACTGGGTTATTATTACGAAATACCGTATTGCCGGGTTCAAGTAGTGCCGTTGTAATGGAGTTACCTAGTTACGAAATGCCTAAAACTAAAGCGGTGTTTTCTCGTACAACTAAGCGAACTAAAAGCTTTGTTAAGGGAGCGGGTAAAACCATCATCATTGTAGTGACACTGCTTAATTTCATTAATGCTATCGGTACGGATGGCTCTTTCGGGCATGAAGACAGTAAAGAATCATTACTTAGTGTTGCTAGCCAGCAAATCACACCAATTTTTAGCCCAATGGGCATTGAGCAAGATAATTGGGCTGCGACTGTGGGTATTATTACCGGCATTTTTGCTAAAGAAGCAGTGGTTGGAACATTAAATAGTTTATATACCACTGTAGAGGCTGATGACGAAGAACTCGTGTCTATTTGGGATAGCGTCAAAATAGGCTTAGCGACAATTCCGGCCAATTTACTCGGCATTGAGCCTGGTGATCCTTTATCAATTGCGATAGCAGGTATTACTGACTTAGATGAAGCCGCGATGGAGTTGTCTGTTGACTCTTCTACATTTAGTGCGCTGCAAACAGGGTTTAAAAGTCAGATAGCTGCATTTTCATACTTGCTGTTTATTTTACTTTATACACCTTGTGTGGCCGCTATGGGTGCCTTAGTACATGAATTTGGTGCTAAATGGGCACGCTTTGCAGCTATTTGGACTTTCTCATTGGCTTATGGCTCTGCGACTGTGGTGTATCAAGGTGCGACTTTTACTCAGCATCCTGTGCAGTCAGCCAGTTGGATTGGTTTCTTTATTGTAGCCTTGATGATGTTTTATATGTGGTTAAATAAAAAAGGCCGCAAAGCGCAACAAATTATTCCAGGAATACGAATCATCACCGAATAA
- the glnS gene encoding glutamine--tRNA ligase: MSHVDTEVRPSNFIRNIIDEDLKSGKHNEVHTRFPPEPNGFLHIGHAKSICLNFGIAKDYQGQCNLRFDDTNPEKEDINYVKSIQEDVRWLGFEWSGDIRYSSNYFDQLHQYAVELITKGLAYVCFLNGEQTREYRGTLKEPGKDSPYRDTSVEDNLALFEKMRKGEFKEGECALRAKIDMASSFMCMRDPVIYRIRFAHHHQTGDKWCIYPMYDFTHCISDAIEHITHSICTLEFQDNRRLYDWVLDHLDDFHTPDRPHQYEFSRLNLEYTLMSKRKLNDLVVRKLVSGWDDPRMPTIAGLRRRGYTAASIREFCLRIGVTKQENLVEVGMLDACIREELNEHAPRAMAVLRPIKVVIENYPNTQPETISAPAHPNNEAMGTRELFFGRELFIDIEDFKEEANKHFKRLVLGKEVRLRNAYIVKAERCDKDSYGNVTTVYCTYDADTLGKNPADGRKVKGVIHWVDSATAKPAEFRLYDRLFTSENPAAFETVDEVLNPNSLTVVNGFVEPSMVNAPAEKAYQFEREGYYCADSKDSSAEHLVFNLTVPLRDTFA, translated from the coding sequence ATGAGTCATGTGGACACCGAAGTACGTCCAAGTAACTTCATTCGTAATATTATAGACGAAGACCTAAAAAGCGGTAAGCATAACGAAGTTCATACTCGTTTCCCGCCAGAACCTAATGGTTTTTTACACATAGGACACGCTAAGTCTATTTGTTTAAATTTTGGTATTGCAAAAGATTACCAAGGTCAATGTAACTTACGTTTTGATGATACTAACCCTGAAAAAGAAGACATTAACTATGTGAAGTCAATTCAGGAAGATGTGCGTTGGTTAGGTTTTGAATGGTCTGGCGATATCCGTTATTCATCCAATTATTTTGACCAATTACATCAGTATGCTGTTGAGTTAATCACTAAAGGTCTTGCTTATGTTTGTTTCCTAAACGGGGAACAAACCAGAGAATATCGTGGCACCTTGAAAGAGCCAGGAAAAGACAGTCCTTACCGTGACACCAGTGTTGAAGACAACCTCGCATTATTTGAAAAAATGCGTAAAGGCGAATTCAAAGAAGGTGAATGTGCTCTGCGTGCTAAAATTGATATGGCATCTTCTTTTATGTGCATGCGGGATCCGGTTATTTATCGTATCCGATTTGCACATCATCATCAAACAGGTGATAAGTGGTGCATTTACCCAATGTATGACTTTACTCATTGTATTTCTGATGCCATAGAGCATATTACTCATTCGATTTGTACTCTAGAGTTTCAAGATAACCGTCGTCTCTATGATTGGGTTTTAGATCATTTAGACGACTTTCATACTCCAGATCGTCCGCATCAGTATGAGTTTTCGCGTTTAAATTTAGAATATACTTTGATGTCTAAGCGTAAACTCAATGACCTAGTGGTGCGCAAACTTGTATCTGGTTGGGACGACCCTCGTATGCCAACGATTGCTGGTTTACGTCGTCGTGGTTATACGGCTGCATCAATCCGTGAGTTCTGCCTGCGTATTGGGGTCACTAAGCAAGAAAACTTAGTCGAAGTCGGTATGTTAGATGCTTGTATTCGCGAAGAGTTAAACGAACATGCTCCTCGTGCAATGGCTGTTTTAAGACCGATTAAAGTCGTTATTGAAAACTATCCCAACACACAACCTGAAACTATTTCTGCGCCAGCCCATCCAAACAATGAGGCTATGGGGACTCGAGAGTTATTTTTTGGTCGTGAACTTTTTATTGATATAGAAGACTTTAAAGAAGAGGCAAATAAGCACTTTAAACGTCTTGTATTAGGTAAAGAAGTCCGCTTACGCAATGCATATATTGTTAAAGCGGAACGTTGTGACAAAGATTCATACGGTAATGTCACCACGGTTTATTGTACCTATGATGCAGATACGCTAGGCAAAAATCCTGCTGATGGTCGTAAAGTCAAAGGCGTTATTCATTGGGTTGACTCAGCAACAGCAAAGCCTGCAGAGTTTCGTTTGTATGACAGACTTTTCACTAGTGAAAACCCAGCAGCTTTTGAAACCGTTGATGAAGTGCTCAATCCGAACTCGCTTACAGTAGTTAATGGATTCGTTGAACCTAGTATGGTTAATGCTCCGGCAGAAAAAGCCTACCAGTTTGAACGCGAAGGTTATTATTGTGCAGACAGTAAAGATTCTAGCGCTGAACATTTGGTATTTAACTTAACGGTTCCGTTAAGAGATACTTTCGCTTAA
- a CDS encoding Yip1 family protein, protein MVLNHLMGLYTHPKQEWKTIEKNHEALKSSLSHVLLIALIPAICSYFATAHIGWHPGVGESLFLTSQSALFMSIGMYFGLIIGVLALAYLAFWMGKTFDADPTYTQALELASYTATPLFMVGLAALYPVLWFIMIVGLVGLSYSVYLLYAGVPIIMNIPEEKGFIYSSSVVTAGLVLLVALMGSSIILWSIGFGPMMQ, encoded by the coding sequence ATGGTACTGAATCACTTAATGGGGCTTTACACTCATCCGAAACAAGAGTGGAAAACAATTGAAAAAAACCATGAAGCACTAAAAAGTAGCTTAAGTCATGTGTTACTTATTGCACTTATTCCTGCAATTTGCTCTTATTTTGCAACCGCTCATATTGGTTGGCATCCTGGCGTAGGAGAATCACTGTTTCTCACATCTCAAAGCGCATTATTTATGTCCATAGGAATGTATTTTGGCTTAATAATTGGCGTTCTGGCACTGGCTTATTTGGCCTTTTGGATGGGCAAAACATTTGATGCAGATCCAACCTACACTCAAGCTCTCGAATTAGCGTCCTATACTGCAACGCCCTTATTTATGGTCGGTCTTGCAGCACTCTATCCAGTATTATGGTTCATCATGATCGTCGGATTAGTTGGCTTATCCTATTCGGTTTATCTGTTATATGCAGGTGTTCCTATCATTATGAATATTCCTGAAGAAAAGGGCTTTATTTATTCAAGCTCAGTTGTTACAGCAGGTCTGGTATTATTAGTCGCGTTGATGGGAAGTAGTATTATTTTATGGAGTATTGGCTTTGGGCCGATGATGCAATAA
- a CDS encoding FeoA family protein, protein MKLSELKPGDQAIISEIGQLTLPQTVKRKLLSMGITPNTHFNFIRRAPMGSGVELNLRGSKLCMRCDLADIIEVDLKND, encoded by the coding sequence ATGAAGCTGAGTGAACTTAAGCCAGGCGATCAAGCGATTATCTCTGAAATCGGTCAATTAACGTTACCGCAAACTGTTAAGCGTAAATTATTATCTATGGGCATAACGCCTAACACCCATTTTAATTTTATACGCAGAGCCCCAATGGGGTCTGGTGTTGAATTAAATTTGCGTGGCAGTAAATTATGTATGCGTTGTGATTTAGCAGATATTATTGAGGTAGATCTAAAAAATGACTAA
- the folD gene encoding bifunctional methylenetetrahydrofolate dehydrogenase/methenyltetrahydrofolate cyclohydrolase FolD, whose translation MTAQIIDGKAIAQSIRTTLKQKVALRRQAGFRAPGLAVILVGSDAASQVYVGSKRKACEEVGFESESFDLDASATEAELLALIDKCNDNPSIDGILVQLPLPEHIDDSKVIERIRPDKDVDGFHPYNVGRLAQRIPVLRACTPMGIMTLIKSTGIDTYGLDATVVGASNIVGRPMTLELLLAGCTTTTCHRFTKNLEQKVRQADLLVVAVGKPGFIPGEWIKPGAIVIDVGINRLDNGSLVGDIEFNVAAEKAAFITPVPGGVGPMTIASLLENTLYACEQYHS comes from the coding sequence ATGACTGCTCAAATTATTGACGGTAAAGCCATTGCACAATCTATCCGCACTACACTTAAGCAAAAAGTAGCATTACGAAGACAAGCAGGATTTCGTGCGCCAGGTCTTGCCGTTATTTTAGTGGGCAGCGATGCCGCATCTCAAGTTTATGTTGGCAGTAAGCGTAAAGCTTGTGAGGAAGTCGGTTTTGAGTCTGAATCTTTTGATCTTGACGCCAGCGCAACTGAAGCAGAACTGTTAGCTCTAATTGACAAGTGTAATGATAATCCAAGCATTGATGGGATTTTAGTTCAACTGCCTCTGCCTGAACATATTGATGATTCAAAAGTTATTGAGCGTATACGTCCGGATAAAGACGTTGATGGCTTTCATCCATATAATGTCGGCCGTTTAGCCCAACGTATTCCTGTACTTCGCGCTTGTACGCCTATGGGCATTATGACGTTAATAAAATCAACTGGTATTGATACATATGGCTTAGATGCGACGGTAGTTGGCGCATCAAATATTGTCGGTCGTCCAATGACGCTAGAATTATTATTAGCAGGTTGTACAACAACGACCTGTCACCGCTTTACTAAAAACTTAGAACAAAAAGTGCGTCAAGCTGATTTATTAGTCGTCGCGGTAGGTAAACCAGGCTTTATTCCTGGTGAGTGGATAAAGCCAGGCGCAATTGTTATTGATGTTGGTATCAATCGCTTAGACAATGGCAGTTTAGTGGGTGATATTGAATTTAACGTTGCCGCAGAAAAGGCGGCCTTTATTACTCCTGTACCTGGTGGCGTTGGCCCGATGACCATTGCAAGCTTGTTAGAAAACACCCTGTACGCTTGCGAGCAATATCATAGTTAA
- a CDS encoding GNAT family N-acetyltransferase: MDINLYSDRLKLRNLQSNDWSDFLRLHFDESINQYIRNIESESDIISKFEQRKAEWLFETGDWLSLIIERIDTNEFVGLIGFRCDDGELRRAEVGYLIAPEQQGLGFATESLRTVTDWGALQFKMHKYIGLCAQQNTASRRVLEKIGFVLEGTLRQNSCIDGIWLDDCYMGLLTAQRE; this comes from the coding sequence ATGGACATAAATCTTTATAGTGATCGTTTGAAATTACGAAATTTACAGAGTAATGATTGGAGTGATTTTTTACGCTTACATTTTGATGAAAGTATCAATCAATATATACGAAACATTGAATCTGAATCGGATATAATATCTAAGTTTGAACAACGTAAAGCTGAGTGGTTATTTGAAACCGGAGACTGGTTATCGCTGATCATCGAACGAATCGACACTAATGAGTTTGTCGGACTGATTGGTTTTAGATGCGATGATGGAGAATTGAGAAGAGCTGAAGTTGGTTATCTCATAGCTCCAGAACAACAAGGTTTAGGGTTTGCAACGGAAAGCCTACGAACGGTAACCGATTGGGGCGCGTTACAATTTAAGATGCATAAATATATTGGACTTTGTGCTCAACAAAATACCGCTTCACGTAGGGTTCTTGAAAAGATTGGTTTTGTACTAGAAGGAACATTAAGACAAAATAGCTGTATTGATGGCATATGGTTAGACGATTGTTACATGGGGTTATTGACTGCTCAAAGAGAATAA
- the cysS gene encoding cysteine--tRNA ligase yields the protein MLKIYNSMSREKQEFIPINPGKIGMYVCGVTIYDLCHIGHGRTFVSFDMIVRYLRYIGYEVNFQRNITDVDDKIIKRAAENNESCESLTERLIGEMHQDFDALNMKRPDFEPRATLHMEEIIDMVQRLLERDHAYVASNGDVLFSVASFPEYGQLSGQNLDQLQAGARVEIDNAKHNPMDFVLWKMSKPGEPTWESPWGPGRPGWHIECSAMNGKHLGVHFDIHGGGSDLQFPHHENEIAQSCCAHDTPYVNYWIHTGMVMVDREKMSKSLDNFFTIRDVLKHYDPETVRYFLLSGHYRSQLNYSEDNLKQARAALERLYTALKDLDLSVKAAPAEAYVAKFKSAMDDDFNTPEAYSVLFEMVREINRLKLTDMAAASALGASLKQLADVLGLISQTPEAFFKGEGSDDEVAEIEALIVERNRARTEKDWPAADVARDRLNELGVVLEDGGPSGTTWRKK from the coding sequence ATGTTAAAGATTTACAATAGTATGAGTCGTGAGAAACAAGAATTTATACCAATAAATCCAGGTAAAATCGGAATGTACGTCTGCGGCGTGACCATTTACGATTTATGTCATATTGGTCACGGGCGTACCTTTGTTTCGTTTGACATGATAGTGCGCTATTTACGCTACATAGGTTATGAGGTTAATTTTCAGCGAAACATTACCGATGTTGATGATAAAATTATCAAACGTGCTGCTGAAAATAATGAATCTTGCGAGTCTCTCACTGAACGTTTAATTGGCGAAATGCACCAAGATTTTGATGCCTTAAATATGAAACGACCTGATTTCGAGCCTAGAGCTACGTTACATATGGAAGAGATTATCGATATGGTTCAGCGTTTACTTGAGCGCGACCATGCTTATGTTGCCAGCAATGGTGATGTATTATTCAGTGTTGCATCATTTCCTGAATATGGGCAGTTATCAGGCCAAAATCTTGATCAACTTCAAGCTGGTGCTCGAGTAGAAATAGACAATGCTAAACATAATCCAATGGATTTTGTGCTTTGGAAAATGTCTAAACCGGGTGAACCAACTTGGGAATCACCTTGGGGCCCGGGGCGTCCAGGGTGGCATATAGAATGTTCAGCCATGAACGGTAAGCACCTTGGGGTACATTTTGATATCCATGGTGGCGGCTCTGATTTGCAGTTTCCACATCATGAAAATGAAATTGCTCAGTCTTGTTGTGCTCATGATACCCCGTATGTGAATTATTGGATTCACACCGGAATGGTAATGGTTGATCGTGAAAAAATGTCTAAATCATTAGATAACTTTTTTACCATTCGTGATGTGCTTAAACATTATGATCCTGAAACCGTACGTTACTTCTTATTATCCGGTCATTATCGTAGCCAGTTAAATTATTCTGAAGATAATTTAAAACAAGCTCGTGCTGCTTTAGAGCGTTTATATACAGCGCTTAAAGATTTAGATTTAAGTGTAAAAGCAGCGCCTGCTGAAGCCTATGTTGCCAAGTTCAAATCAGCAATGGATGATGATTTTAATACACCAGAAGCCTATTCGGTGTTATTTGAGATGGTTCGTGAAATTAATCGCCTTAAACTAACCGATATGGCAGCGGCATCGGCATTAGGTGCCAGCTTGAAGCAATTAGCTGATGTGCTCGGCCTTATTAGCCAAACTCCAGAGGCTTTCTTTAAGGGAGAGGGTAGTGACGATGAAGTGGCAGAAATTGAAGCACTTATCGTTGAACGTAACCGTGCCCGTACTGAAAAAGATTGGCCTGCTGCTGATGTCGCTCGCGATCGCTTAAACGAGTTAGGCGTTGTGTTAGAAGATGGCGGCCCTAGCGGTACAACATGGCGTAAAAAGTAA